Proteins encoded in a region of the Melioribacteraceae bacterium genome:
- a CDS encoding WecB/TagA/CpsF family glycosyltransferase has translation MFEIALTSIESIPVNENSKQAFLYADFNVINKIYTDGISGNNHGLLFYPDSTAVFIAVNLLYGGGKKRIVSTDLLNKLLIESAEKKCRIFFFGNSSEVLMKMTPRLTQKYPSINICGVSNGYSFDDDTLINLINSSGTEILFVGLGAGKQEKWIVDNYSRLNCRLIVSCGGWFRYLAGTKKRAPQFLSNIYLEWLFRLLSEFRSIWKRYLFGLPLFYYRIIKGKIKLVLK, from the coding sequence ATGTTTGAAATTGCTCTTACTTCAATTGAATCGATTCCTGTCAACGAAAATTCTAAACAGGCATTTCTCTATGCAGACTTTAATGTAATAAATAAAATCTACACTGATGGTATTTCCGGGAATAATCACGGACTCCTTTTTTATCCCGACTCAACTGCTGTATTTATAGCAGTAAATCTTTTATACGGAGGAGGGAAGAAAAGAATTGTAAGCACCGACCTACTCAATAAATTATTAATTGAGTCGGCAGAGAAGAAATGCAGGATATTCTTTTTCGGGAATTCTTCAGAAGTGCTAATGAAAATGACTCCGCGGCTCACACAGAAATATCCATCGATAAATATCTGCGGTGTTTCAAATGGATATTCATTTGATGATGATACGCTTATTAACCTTATAAACTCTTCAGGGACTGAAATTCTGTTTGTCGGGTTGGGAGCGGGGAAGCAGGAGAAATGGATTGTTGATAATTATTCACGGTTAAACTGCCGGCTTATCGTATCGTGCGGCGGCTGGTTCCGGTATCTTGCCGGTACAAAAAAACGCGCCCCTCAGTTTCTGAGCAATATTTATCTCGAATGGCTCTTCAGACTGTTATCTGAATTCCGATCGATCTGGAAAAGATACCTTTTCGGTCTTCCTCTTTTTTACTATAGGATAATTAAAGGAAAAATTAAACTGGTACTGAAATGA
- a CDS encoding glycosyltransferase, with product MKYKPITVLMVVKNGLPFLADAVNSILAQSYTDFYLLIVDDHSTDASVEYLKSISDGRLYVMKNRGNGISQALNTGLNSAESKYCAIMDADDISHPLRIEKQFSFLEENPDYVLTGTSLRYIGSDISSRSWDVDLPSEHYLLANALAKGFYVISHPTIMVRTSAMKVINGYNNDLKYNIDLDLYLRLIEHGRFTNLDGIRTSVRLHENSFTHLNLQPIVKQNYLYSRKKEQNYNNADKLIITLKYYSAFNYRKGLLKFLSGHWITWSWNLFLAALFDMPRAFFHLKNKYHIK from the coding sequence ATGAAGTATAAGCCCATTACGGTGCTAATGGTGGTCAAGAACGGTCTTCCGTTCCTTGCTGATGCTGTAAATTCAATTCTCGCACAGTCCTATACAGATTTTTACCTTCTGATCGTTGATGATCATTCCACCGATGCTTCCGTTGAATACCTTAAATCGATTAGTGACGGGAGACTATATGTAATGAAGAATCGTGGTAATGGAATTTCCCAAGCGCTTAATACTGGATTGAATTCCGCCGAATCAAAATATTGTGCAATTATGGATGCGGATGATATTTCTCATCCCCTGCGAATTGAGAAACAATTCAGCTTCCTTGAGGAAAATCCCGACTATGTTTTAACCGGGACATCATTGCGTTATATCGGTTCGGATATATCCAGCCGCAGTTGGGACGTTGATCTACCGTCAGAACATTACCTATTGGCAAATGCGCTTGCAAAAGGATTCTATGTTATTTCTCATCCTACGATAATGGTGAGGACTTCAGCAATGAAAGTGATTAATGGTTACAATAATGATTTGAAATATAATATCGACCTGGATCTTTATTTAAGGCTGATTGAGCACGGACGTTTCACAAATCTAGATGGTATCAGAACATCAGTCCGGCTCCACGAAAACAGTTTTACTCATTTAAACCTTCAACCGATTGTTAAACAGAATTATCTCTATTCAAGAAAAAAAGAACAGAATTATAACAACGCCGATAAATTAATCATTACACTCAAATACTATTCGGCATTTAATTATCGAAAGGGTCTTCTAAAATTCCTGAGTGGACATTGGATTACATGGTCATGGAACCTGTTTCTTGCCGCATTATTCGATATGCCGAGAGCATTCTTTCATCTGAAAAATAAATATCATATAAAATGA